The genomic stretch TATCCATTCCAGATTGCAATAAATAACTTTCTTTTCTTTAAAAGCCCGAAAATCAGCATATTGTGGATTGGAAGCTTTTAATGCTTCATAAGAGAATTCTCCTTTATAACCATTCATCACTCTCCAGTAGCCGGCATTATATCCTTTGGCGTATACGGTTTCAAAATCCATGAGTACACCTCCTGTTTCAGGATTATCCTTCATAAAGTAATCGGCCCCTGCGTCGGCGAACAAGCGGGCATAGAAACTTTGTCCTCCGGGTACATACCAGGTACCTCTTCTCATTTCTCCGCTGAATACACTGGGACGCTGTTTTACATTGGAAACTTTGGCTTTCAATAGGTTATAGCGTTGTTCCATTTGTGCAAATAATTGGCATGCCTCTTCCTCTTTACCGATAAACATACCTGCTACCTTGATCCATTCGGACAGCCCCAATGGTGATGTTTCCTTGAATGCCCAATAGGGGACCAGAGGGATGTTCAGCCCTTTCATCACTTCATACCCTCCCCGGCGGTTGGGAGATACGAAAATGATATCGGGTTGGGATGCAATGATAATTTCCGTATCAAAGTTTCCTTCCATTCCTATCTTTTTCACCCGTCCGTCTTTTAATCGGGCAAGCCATTCCTTATTCTGCATCCGGCGGGTGGTACTTGTCGCTACCACTTTGTCATAAGCATTCAGACCGGTAAAACCTGCCAGTTGCGGCGTGGTCATGCAGATTACTCTGTCTGTCGGAGTCGGAATAACGGTATAGCCATCGGGTATCTCGGCTTTTGTTCCTTTAGGAACTAAGGCGAAAAGTTCGGGTATTGCATGGTTATTGTTCGGCTCCGAGATGTACAGAAGCTTTACTCCATCCGGACGAACAGTTATTTTGAAGCCTTTGGCATAACGGGGGGCCAAGGCTGTTTGTATGGTATCTGCGGAAGATAGCCCGTTTTCACTCACTGGGTTGCGGCTTTTATAGCCGCAACCTGCCAGGCAGAAAGTTGTTATGAGCAGATAGACAAGTCTGGTTTTAGAAGCCATGCTAAAAATAGTTTTATTGCTTGAAACGAACCAGCAGACTGACATAGAAAGAGCGTCCCGGTGTCAGAGTTGCATAATTACTGTTATAAGGACGGTCATCTGTGTAATTGAAAATGTTTTCAACTCCGACGGCGGGTTCCAGAGCAACAGATTTTAAATTGAATGAATGGCGTGTGTTGATATCCCAAAGCTGGTGGGCGGGGGCGTCACCGTAAGTTTTAGACCAGCGTGTACCTTGATAGCGTCCGTTGATTGCAATATTGAATGTATAATCATTCCATGTTTTTCGCCAACTGGCATTGAAATTACCCGAGTGACGTACTGTTCTTTCCAAACGGATGTCTTCTGTACGGTTGCGCCCGTCCGTGTAAATATAGTTTGCTCCGAACATGAAGCCTGTGAAGGGACGGACTGAAAAACCTATGTCAAAGCCTTTCACACGTGCCTTTTCTATATTACGGTACTGGCGTCTGCGAGTGATACCGTTTTCAATATCTTCGGGTGTTGTTCCTATATCTTCCGCTTCGATCTTGTCTTTCAGGTCATTCTGATAAATGGAAGCGGCAATGGAGAACAAGCGATGATTGTATTCTATATTCAAATTATAGAAATTGCTCTTTTCCGGGTCCAGGCCAGGGTCTCCGACAGTGATTTGTCCACGGCTTTCAGAAACGGCATACATTTGTTGCAAGGTAGGTGAACGGAATCCGGCAGCGTAAGATGCACGTACATTCAGTCCTGAATATTGGTACATCAAGGATAGTTTGGGCGTGAACTGGCTTTTAAACTTTTCATTATAGGCATATCGTATACCTGCCACTACGCTGATTGCATCCAGTAGTTTTACTTCGTCCTGTACGTATGCTGCCAGTGTATAAACACTTTGGTATTCATTATTCAGCATCTTGCTGGTTTCAGTCGGCTCCAAGCCTTCGAATACATAGTCCAGTCCGGTAAAAAGTGTATTGTTCTCGTGAGTTTTGAATACACCTTTTAGATTGGCATTGGTGTAAGTCTGGTCTTTACTGAGGACTTCATCACCGGTTTTATGCGTTTTTGCATCATTTATATAGTCATAAAAAGAACGGAAATTGGTGGTGCTTATATTCCCTTCTATATATGAAGCCCGCTTAGCCAACAGATATTTGGCTGTTCCACCCACTGTATAGGACTGATGCCGGTTGTTGTAATCGTAAGCTCCGGTACGGTCGTTTTCGCTGATAAAAAGATTACCGTTTAAATGAAGACTTAAACGCTCTGTGGCTGCGTAGCTCAAGGTTTGGCTCACATTATGCGAATGATTTTTATAGACCGGTTTCTTTGTGGTTTCCACCAGTTCTCCCTTGCTTTCCTCATACGGATTCAGTTGCCATCCATCCGAAGTGCGGTAATTATAGTTCAAGTGTGCGGATAATTTTCCATCATTGGCGTCTGCGTTGACTGATTCTGAAATTCGTCCGTGAGAACTTACACGGGTATTGGAAGATACATTCAATGCAGATTTAGGATCATCGGTAATGATATTGATTACTCCTGCGATGGCGTCACTGCCATAAAGGGCGGAAGATGCTCCTTTTAATACTTCAATACGTTTTACGGCATCCATATTGATCCGGTCGTAATCTATAGACCCCGAAATATCTCCGGCTACTTTTTTACCGTTAATTAATACGAGGAGGTATTTATCAGGCAGTCCGTTTACGTATAGGGTTGTTCCCATAGCGGTGGTTTGCACCGAGATAGAGGGAACTAGTTTCACCAAAGCATCCTGGAAACTGGATGGATTGGCATTTTGCAGGTCACGTTGGGAAATGACCTCTACGGGTACAGGGCTGTCTTTCAGCTTGTGGTGAGTTCCGGTTCCGGTTACCACTACCTGATCCATGTTGAAAGTGGTACCTTTCAGCCTTATCACCATTTCTTTTTGACTTTGACTGACTTTCTGAGTAACAGGAGCATAATTCAGGCAACTGGTACGCAGGGTATACGTCCCCTCTTTGATGTCTTTCAACAAAAATTCTCCTTTAGGATTGGTAGCACATCCTATTGTAGTTTGTTCCAAACGTACGTTAGCGCCTTCCACCGGCTTTCCTGTACGGGCATCCACTACTTTTCCACTTAACGATATCTGGGCGGATGCACACACCACCATGCTGCCGAATAAGGCTGTCAGTAAACATTTCTTTTTCATCGAAATAATTTAAGAATTAATAATTAGCTTTCCTGGCCCCGGGAAAGCGTGAATTATCTATGTTCAGACTTGGCAGGTTTCCTGGCTTCACCCTGAAAAGCGCCTTCCCATTTCTTACAAAGGAAACAGTGGCATGGCGAGAGTTGCTTTTCATTGGACGGGCTTCACAGTAGCGGGCACTGCTTCGGATTCTATAACCGAATTCCCTTTTATGCAAATACGGAAAGTACTTACATCACCAAATCTGATGCAAAGGTAGGGTTTTATTTTAAAATCTTTTGGGATTCTGAAAATAAAAGAAACATTTTTGTGATGTTTGATACTGATTTATAGGCTTCTTAATATATAAGGAAGGGACAACTAAGGACGAATGGGCATTTTCTTTGGCAGGATGAGAGGCTTGTTTCCGATTTTAAATCCATAACTACTATTAATAGGTATTGACTGCTATTGGAAATAGTTCTATCTTTGTCCCCGTTACGATGAAGAAATATTTGATTCATATTCTAAAGCTCTTCCTTCCGCTGATATTTATTGCCTATTTGGGAGGGATCACCCTTTTTACTCACTCGCATGTGGTAAATGGGGTAATCATCGTACATTCGCATCCGTTTAAAGGGGAGCATCAACATACGGAGGTGGAATTGGAAACAATTTTCTTCCTCTCTTCTTTCGCTGCTTCCGATAGTTTGCTCACACCATTTTCCGCATCAATCTTATTAGTATTGCTATGCTTGCTGGCTACTCCGATTGTAGAACACATTAAACTGGCAAAAGCTTGTTGCGGCATTTATTTGCGTGCGCCTCCTGTTGTTTATTAAATAAAGAATTTTCACGTTAGTAGAATGTTTTCCGTTGCCATTATGTGCATACGGATTCGTTCTTCTGACCGCTATCCTTTTATTCATAAATAAACAGAACAAGAACACATGAAGAAATACATTTTTTTCTTGATGGGAGTAGTATGCTTTTTACTCTCGTCACTGGCTGCGCACGCCAATGAATTGAATAAGTCTGATGCAAATATTATAGGACATGTATTAGATGAGAGTACGAAAGAACACCTCTCTTTTATCAGTGTATCGCTGAAAGGGACTACCATAGGGACTATGACTGACGCCAGTGGACACTATTTTCTTAAAAATCTGCCTGAAGGAGAATTTACCATGGAGGTAAGTGCTGTCGGTTATAAGACAGTCAGCCGGAAAGTAACTTTAAGAAAAGGGAAAACTTTGGAGGAGAACTTCGAGATAGAAGAGGATCTGATAGCGTTGGATGGAGTAGTGGTGTCTGCCAATCGTAGTGAGACCACCCGCCGTATGGCACCTACTTTGGTAAACGTAATGGATGTGAAAGTATTTGAGAATACAAATTCCTCTACATTGTCGCAAGGGCTGAATTTCCAACCCGGAGTGCGTGTGGAAAATAATTGTCAGAACTGTGGTTTCCAACAAGTACGTATCAATGGGTTGGATGGCCCTTATACGCAGATATTGATCGACTCGCGTCCTATATTCAGTGCTTTGGCCGGTGTATATGGATTGGAACAGATACCTGCCAATATGATTGAGCGTGTAGAAGTGATGCGCGGAGGAGGTTCGGCATTGTTCGGCTCTTCAGCCATTGCGGGAACCATTAATATTATCACTAAGGAGCCTGTACGGAATTCAGGACAATTGACACATACCCTGACAGGTATAGGAGGTACTTCTTCTTGGGACAATAATACGACACTGAACGCTTCATTAGTGACTGATAATCATAAAGCAGGATTGTATATTTTTGGACAGAACAGAGAAAGAAGCGGTTATGACAGTGACGGAGATGGATATACCGAATTGCCAAAACTGAAAAATCAGACAGTAGGTTTTCGTTCTTTTATTAAAACAAGCACGTATTCAAAACTGACTTTTGAATATCATCATCTCAGTGAGTTCCGTCGTGGCGGGAATAAGTTGAACCGTCCTCCCCATGAAGCGGATATAGCCGAACAATTGCAGCATACTATCAATAGCGGGGGAGCGAAATTTGATTATTTCTCTCCTGATGAGAAACAGCGGCTGAGTGTATATGCCTCTGCACAGCATACAGGACGTGACAGTTATTATGGTGGAGGACAAGATGTGAATGCGTATGGCGCGACCACGGATTTTACCTGGGTCACAGGATCGCAGTATATCTATAGTTTTGATAAATGCTTTTTTATGCCTGCCGATTTTACCGGAGGTTTGGAATATAACCAGGATAACTTGACGGATGATATGTGGGGATATAACCGTTATACCAGACAAGAAGTCCGTATAGCCAGTGCATTTTTCCAAAATGAATGGAAGAATAAGCAATGGAGTTTTTTACTTGGAGGACGTTTGGACAAACATAATATGGTGGATCATGTGATCTTTAGTCCGCGTGCTAATCTTCGTTACAATCCGACCGAGAATATGAACCTGCGTGCCAGTTATTCTTTCGGATTCCGTGCGCCTCAGGCTTTTGATGAAGATTTACATATAGAAAATGTAGGTGGGACAGTGTCTATGATTGAACTGGCAAAAGACTTGACAGAAGAAAAATCACAAAGTCTGAGCGTATCGGGAGATTTGTATCATCGTTGGGGAGATTTCCAAGGAAACTTGCTTATAGAAGGTTTTTATACTTTGCTTTCCGATGTATTTGCCTTACGCCAGATAGGGGAGCGTGACGGTATTATTATCAATGAACGGTATAACGAGAAGGGAGCCAAAGTGTATGGTTTGACTTTGGAAGGAAAGATTGCTTATCGTTCCTTACTTCAATTGCAGGCCGGCGTTACCATGCAGAAAGCTGAATACAAGCAGGCACGTGCATGGAGTGATGATGAAACGGTGCCGATGGAGAAAAAAATGTTCCGTACTCCGGATACTTATGGATATTTCACTTTGTCATACAACCCTTTCGTACCGATGACTATTGCATTGTCCGGTACTTATACCGGTAGTATGATGGTAGAGCATAAAGCTGGTTTTATTGATAAGGACATTGCAGTGAATACACCTGATTTCTTTGAATTGAATCTGAAAGCCGGTTATGACTTCAATTTGTATAAAGGCATAACCATGCAAGTAAATGCCGGAGTACATAATATTTTTAATGCGTATCAAAGTGATTTTGACCGGGGGGCAAAACGTGATTCCGGTTATATTTATGGGCCGGGTATGCCACGTTCTTACTTTGCCGGAGTGAAATTGAGTTTTTAATTTGTATATATCATTGCCGGGAGAGGACGGATAGCGCTCCTCTCCCGGCAATTTGCGTCATAGAATAAATAACCTATTATAGGGCTTTCGAACAGGTTATTTTAGATAATAATTCTTTTGATACACTTTATTTAGAATAATTATCTAAATTGGAATGCTTTATTGGATGTAAAATCTGCTATTCCTATCTTTGTGGAGAAATAAATCTGAAATGTGATTAATATAAAGATAAATCTCCTATATAACTATCCGCTATATGGATTTATCGGAATTAATAAGTAAAAAGGTCAAAAAAGATGGGTATTGCTGAGTTGATAAATAAGGAAAAGAAAACAGCATTTTCTTTCGAGGTTCTTCCACCGTTGAAAGGTACTGGAATTGAAAAACTATATGCTACAATAGATACATTACGGGAATTTGATCCTCTTTATGTCAACATTACCACTCATCGCAGCGAATATGTGTATCGCGAGTTGGGGGGTGGTTTATATGAACGTAATCGTTATCGGCGGCGTCCGGGTACGGTGGCGGTGGCTGCGGCTATACATAATAAATATGATATCACTGTTGTGCCGCATATTTTGTGCAGTGGGTTTTCACGTGAAGACACGGAATATATATTGCTTGATTTGCAATTTTTAGGTATTACTAATCTGTTGGTACTCCGGGGAGACAAGGCAAAAGATGAATCTTCTTTTGTTCCCGAGAAAAACGGTTATGCCCATGCTTTGGAGTTGGAAGAGCAGATTAATGCTTTTAATGAAGGAAAATTTATTGATGGAACACCTATTCAGGCTCCTTTAACTCCTTTTCGTTATGGTGTGGCAGGTTATCCGGAGAAGCATGAGGAATCTCCTAATATAGAACAAGATTTATATTGGTTAAAAAAGAAAGTGGAAGCCGGAGCCGATTATGTAGTGACACAAATGTTTTATGATAACCAAAAATACGTTGCCTTCGTGGAGCGTGCAAGAAAAGAGGGGATTAATGTTCCTATCGTACCGGGTATCAAACCTTTTTCCAAACTATCACAGCTTAGCGTTATTCCCAAAACGTTCAATGTGGATTTACCACAGGAACTGGTCGTGGAAGCAATAAAATGCAAGGATGATAAAGAAGCGCGTGCATTAGGCATAGAGTGGTGTGTCAATCAATGCCGGGAACTGATAGCATATGGAGTTCCGGGAATACATTTTTATACAGTGGGTGCGGTGGAGAATGTGAAAGAGGTGGCGGCAGCTGTTTATTGATAGTCTTTAATGGAAATGTTTCTGTCAGGCCATTTATTGCTCCGTATCTTAATGGGTTTAAGATGCGGAGCAAAATATATTTTGTAAATGGGTTATAAGTCATCTTCCAAAGCTGTACTTTTGGCATAAGCCGTACTCTTTGCTTCAAAAAAATCAGTCTTTACCATATTGGCATTAGAATATTGAGATACCCAGTGCATGCTTTCCGGCTCTTTATGGTTTTCTTCGTACAGAGGGCCAAAACCTAAACTACTCCAACGGAGATTGCCTAAATATTGAATATAATCTTCTATCATTTTCCGGTTGAGTCCCTGTATATTGTCTCCTATCACATATTGTCCCCATTCTATTTCCTGCTTGACCCCCTCACGCATCATGTATTCATATATTTTTACTTTATCGGGAGTGAATAAATCCGGTTCTTCTTTCTTTAATTCCAGAATAATGTTGCGGAATAACCACAGATGCGTGTTTTCATCTCGATTGATATATCGGATTTCTTGTGCGGAACCTGACATTTTTCCATTACGGCTCAAGTTATAGAAAAACATGAATCCGCTATAGAAATAGATTCCTTCCAATATATAATTGGCGATAAGGGTTTTCATCAATGTGAATCCATCCTGACTTTCCTGGAATTCGTTATAGCAATTGCCTATAAAAGTATTTCTTTTCAGCAGGTGTTCGTCTGTTTTCCATTGGTAAAGGATCTCGTTACGCTTTTCGGGGCTACAGATAGAATCCAGCATGTAACTGTAGCTTTGGCTGTGTACACATTCCTGAAAGGCTTGGATATGGAGGCATAGATTAACTTCATTGGCTGTGATGTATTCGCTGATGGTGGGCAGATTATTGCTTTGTAAAGAATCAAGGAACACTAAAAAACTCAGGATTTTATCATAGGCGGTGCGTTCTGCTTGGTCCAGGTGAGGATAATCCTTGGTATCTTGGGTGAGATTGATTTCTTCGGGAATCCAAAAATTATTCATAGCCTGACGATACCAGTCACTAACCCATTTATAGCGCATATTATTGAAATCATTCAAATTGGTGGTGTTTCCTCCAATCATTCTTCTGTGCCGGAGGTCGGTATCTCCCTCAGGATTGAAAAGGGCATTCTTTTTTAATTTTATTGTATTCATGATTTATTGTTGTTTTATATTCTGTCTTCTTGTTTTACTGCTAACTCAAGGCTGTATATTAAAAATAAATTTGTTATTCATTCCTTGTAGGGGCGCAAGTATTGCGCCCCTACAAGGAATGTTTTAGCATGACAATTCAGTACTGGAGTGTTTACGAAAAGATCAGGAGGCACAGCTTTCACATTCTTCTACTTCCAACGATTTGCTACGGACATAATATATTGTTTTTACGCCACATTCCCATGCCAGCAAATACAGGTTTAATACTTGTCTCAGGGTAAATTCATTGGTAATGTATAGATTCAGACTTTGCGCCTGGTCTATATGTAACTGCCGGATCCCTGCGGCACGGATACTCCATGTCTGATCTATCAGATAAGCACTTTTATATATCCAATAGGTCTTATCGGACAATGCCGGTGCAACACGTGGCAGCATGGCTCCTTTCTTTTCTTCCAAGAAGAAACGTTTCATTACCGGATCTGTTCCGGCAGTGGTTCCGGCAATGATACTGGTGCTGCTGGTGGGGGCAATGGCAAGAAGATAGGCATTTCTCATTCCTTGTGTGGAAACTTTTACAGCCAATGCTTTCCATTCTGGCGAATTATAGCCCCGTTTTATAAAATAAGCTCCGGTCTGCCAGTCGCTACCTTCAAAATAATGATAGGATCCTTTTTCTTTTGCCAGTTCGCTACTTGCTGCTATAGCAGCATAGTTGATACGTTCGAAAACTTTATCCATAAAATTGAGATGTTCCTCGCTTTCCCAACGAATACCGCGAACAGCAAGAGCATGATGATAACCGCTGACTCCCAAGCCGATACTGCGGTAGCGATGATTGGTAATCTGAGCGAAAGGAATCGGATAAAAGTTCAGTTCAATCACATTATCCAATGCCCGTACTACAGTTGCCACCTTTTCTTTCATTTGTTTTTCATCTTCCAAGGGCAAATGTCCTAATGAAAGGCTGGCAAGATTACATACCACAAAGTCTCCGGGCCGGATAGTTTTGACTACCACTGTATCACCATCTTCCGTACATATCTCTGTAGAGACTGTTTCAATGGAGGACATGTTTTGTGCTATTTCCGTGCAAAGATTGGAGCAATAAATGATCCCCCGGTGTGCATTGGGATTGGCACGGTTCACGGTGTCACGATTGAATGTAAAGGGAGTACCTGTTTCTACAGCCGAACGTAGTACCAGTCTGACGATATCTTTGATGCTCATACAGCGCTTGGAGAGTCGGGAGTCATTTACGCAATCCATGTATTTCTGTTCCCATTCCTTTCCGTAGTAGTCTTCCAGACAGTATCCTTTGACGGTCATTATTTCATTGGGACAGAATAAATACCATTGCTGGTTTAAATCCTGTTTCGCCATACGCCAGAATAAGTCCGGATAGCATACGGCAGGGAAGATGTCGTGCGCTTTCATCCGGTCATCTCCATTATTAGTCCGGAGTTGCAGAAACTCAGGCAAGTCTTTGTGCCATACATCCAGATAGACGGCTACGGCTCCCTGACGCATACCTAACTGGTCAACGGCTACAGCAGTGTCATTCACCAGTTTCATCCATCGGATTACACCTCCGGCCACACCTTTGAATCCGCGTATGTTTCCACCTGCGGCACGAATTTTGCCAAAATACATTCCCATTCCTCCTCCAAATTTGCTTACCATCGCAAAATTGTCTAAACTGCGGTAAATGCCTTCCAGACTATCGGGCACTGTATCAATGAAGCAACTGGATAACTGGTGATAAGGTTTTCGGGCATTTGCCAGGGTAGGAGTGGCCATTGTGACTTCCAAACGACTTAATATATCATAGAACTTTTTTACCCATTGCAGTCTGTCCTGTTTTTCGGGCATAGCGAGATGAAGGGCAATCCCTAAATACATTTCCTGCACAGATTCTATAGGCTCGTGTGAACGGGTACGGATCAGATAACGCTTGGCAAGCAGATCCAGTCCTGAATAATTGAAAAGCTTGTCACGTTCAGGACACATGAAGCCAGCTGCCGTTTCTATCTCTTGTGGAGTATAGGAGGCTAAGATATAATTACCATACAAACCCTCATCGGTGAGGTAACGTAATTTATCATAAAATGAAAAGATGCCGGCAGCTTCCGCCTGTTCGGCCAGTTTTTTTGTTAATCGGAAATTCAGCAGACGCGCCGCAATGAATTCCCAATCGGGAGTTTCTTGTGTCGTCAGTTCTACAGCCGCTTTGACAAGTGCCGCCAACCGTTCCCCGGGTGTCATATCCGGTTTACAGAAACTTGTGAATTTCTCTGCGAGAAGGGTTAGACTATATTCCTTCCCGGAGAAGTCTTTTTGTATCTCTTTTAGTATATTTGATATAGTATCATCACCGGTTCCTGTAATGATTTGGCTAAGAGCTTTTCTTCTTTCTGTGCGTTGCCAACGGTAAAGTATATAGTTTTTGGCTTCTGCATAAAAGCCATGTTCCATCAAACTACGTTCCACTTCGTCCTGAATGCGTTCTACACTACGATTTGCTTCGTTTTGATGCAGAAATAGTTCCACTTCGTCTACTATGGTGTAGACAGCTTCATCTGTTATTTCTTTTTGGGTACTGGCAAAGCTTTTCCGTATGGCAACGGCTATTTTTTCTCTGTCGTAGGATTCTGTTGCCCCATTCCTTTTAATTATTTGCATGAGATGCTGTTGGTATGAATTATTGTATCTTTTCGTACCGCTTCCCTAACCCCACGAGTAGAAACGGCCTTTGATGAATGGCAGGTCTTCTGACTGGCTCCTCATTTCCGATGCCTTCCCGCGTTCTCGTTATGTGGAGTCAGGCAGTGGCAATAGGTACATATCGGAAATTTTATCGGAGTTTCACAGCAGCGGGACTGTCCGGGATTTACACCCGATTCCCTTTTAATCCGGATAGAGGGCATCTATTCGGAACCGATTCGGGAACAAAGATAATGGAAATTGGAATTATTACAGCATTGAGTTAGTTTAAAAATCAGAAATGATTTATAAAAGTTGGATGGTATTAAACATTTTGGACAAGTTCTACTACCATGCTTCCAAGCAGCACAGCTACTATTGTTATGAGTAACCAATTGATATACTTGCTTTTCGATCTCGTTTTTTCTTTTTCTGAATGACACTGATTTTTACCATATAACCGAATGATTCCCCAATGCGATTGGCACTGCGTATCACTCGTGAAGTATGTACACCACATCCCATCGTGTGAGCGGAATATTCAGAAATAAATCCACTGACATCTATCAAAATTTCGGCTGTCTTATCCATTTAAATGAAGTTATGTTTTTCTTTTTTTAGAATCCATAGACACGACATGGCTTTCCAGTGGAAGGCATTTCCTTGTCAATTTCAATCTTTAATTTTTTTATATTCAATATTTCTTCTCCTTCAAGCATCAGGCACATAATAAGAAAACAACCGTTTTTCTCACATTCCATATCGAATAACCGGTGTTGTGAAAACATGCCTAACCCATGTGAGTCAATAAGAATAAACTTTGGATGGTTATAAAGTAATGCAGCCAGAGAGTCCCAATTAAGCTTCATGTCAAACATAAAGAAGTCTTTGGTTGCATAGTCGTTGGTTGCCATATTGCCGGTATATAAAACCAATGCTTTACCTTCTATGTCCAAGTTATTAAAGTATTCGTCGGCTGGTAGTCCGTTCCGACAATCTACCACGACGGCATCTGTTACATATTCTTTATAGCGGGGAGCTTCCATATAGCAATCCATGTGGGTGCCGATGTGTCCGAGGCGTTCCGTTTCTTTGGCATCAAGTTCGAACTGTGCCAAATCTTCATCACTTAACTGTAAATGTAGTTCTTTGGTAATCGTTTCTTGTTGGTACATATTTAAAGAATTTTAAAGTTTAACCTAATGAGAGTATCAATAATTGAGCCGTAAGTACGC from Phocaeicola dorei encodes the following:
- a CDS encoding ribonucleotide-diphosphate reductase subunit beta, with amino-acid sequence MNTIKLKKNALFNPEGDTDLRHRRMIGGNTTNLNDFNNMRYKWVSDWYRQAMNNFWIPEEINLTQDTKDYPHLDQAERTAYDKILSFLVFLDSLQSNNLPTISEYITANEVNLCLHIQAFQECVHSQSYSYMLDSICSPEKRNEILYQWKTDEHLLKRNTFIGNCYNEFQESQDGFTLMKTLIANYILEGIYFYSGFMFFYNLSRNGKMSGSAQEIRYINRDENTHLWLFRNIILELKKEEPDLFTPDKVKIYEYMMREGVKQEIEWGQYVIGDNIQGLNRKMIEDYIQYLGNLRWSSLGFGPLYEENHKEPESMHWVSQYSNANMVKTDFFEAKSTAYAKSTALEDDL
- a CDS encoding TonB-dependent receptor, whose translation is MKKKCLLTALFGSMVVCASAQISLSGKVVDARTGKPVEGANVRLEQTTIGCATNPKGEFLLKDIKEGTYTLRTSCLNYAPVTQKVSQSQKEMVIRLKGTTFNMDQVVVTGTGTHHKLKDSPVPVEVISQRDLQNANPSSFQDALVKLVPSISVQTTAMGTTLYVNGLPDKYLLVLINGKKVAGDISGSIDYDRINMDAVKRIEVLKGASSALYGSDAIAGVINIITDDPKSALNVSSNTRVSSHGRISESVNADANDGKLSAHLNYNYRTSDGWQLNPYEESKGELVETTKKPVYKNHSHNVSQTLSYAATERLSLHLNGNLFISENDRTGAYDYNNRHQSYTVGGTAKYLLAKRASYIEGNISTTNFRSFYDYINDAKTHKTGDEVLSKDQTYTNANLKGVFKTHENNTLFTGLDYVFEGLEPTETSKMLNNEYQSVYTLAAYVQDEVKLLDAISVVAGIRYAYNEKFKSQFTPKLSLMYQYSGLNVRASYAAGFRSPTLQQMYAVSESRGQITVGDPGLDPEKSNFYNLNIEYNHRLFSIAASIYQNDLKDKIEAEDIGTTPEDIENGITRRRQYRNIEKARVKGFDIGFSVRPFTGFMFGANYIYTDGRNRTEDIRLERTVRHSGNFNASWRKTWNDYTFNIAINGRYQGTRWSKTYGDAPAHQLWDINTRHSFNLKSVALEPAVGVENIFNYTDDRPYNSNYATLTPGRSFYVSLLVRFKQ
- a CDS encoding TonB-dependent receptor yields the protein MKKYIFFLMGVVCFLLSSLAAHANELNKSDANIIGHVLDESTKEHLSFISVSLKGTTIGTMTDASGHYFLKNLPEGEFTMEVSAVGYKTVSRKVTLRKGKTLEENFEIEEDLIALDGVVVSANRSETTRRMAPTLVNVMDVKVFENTNSSTLSQGLNFQPGVRVENNCQNCGFQQVRINGLDGPYTQILIDSRPIFSALAGVYGLEQIPANMIERVEVMRGGGSALFGSSAIAGTINIITKEPVRNSGQLTHTLTGIGGTSSWDNNTTLNASLVTDNHKAGLYIFGQNRERSGYDSDGDGYTELPKLKNQTVGFRSFIKTSTYSKLTFEYHHLSEFRRGGNKLNRPPHEADIAEQLQHTINSGGAKFDYFSPDEKQRLSVYASAQHTGRDSYYGGGQDVNAYGATTDFTWVTGSQYIYSFDKCFFMPADFTGGLEYNQDNLTDDMWGYNRYTRQEVRIASAFFQNEWKNKQWSFLLGGRLDKHNMVDHVIFSPRANLRYNPTENMNLRASYSFGFRAPQAFDEDLHIENVGGTVSMIELAKDLTEEKSQSLSVSGDLYHRWGDFQGNLLIEGFYTLLSDVFALRQIGERDGIIINERYNEKGAKVYGLTLEGKIAYRSLLQLQAGVTMQKAEYKQARAWSDDETVPMEKKMFRTPDTYGYFTLSYNPFVPMTIALSGTYTGSMMVEHKAGFIDKDIAVNTPDFFELNLKAGYDFNLYKGITMQVNAGVHNIFNAYQSDFDRGAKRDSGYIYGPGMPRSYFAGVKLSF
- a CDS encoding ABC transporter substrate-binding protein, with the translated sequence MASKTRLVYLLITTFCLAGCGYKSRNPVSENGLSSADTIQTALAPRYAKGFKITVRPDGVKLLYISEPNNNHAIPELFALVPKGTKAEIPDGYTVIPTPTDRVICMTTPQLAGFTGLNAYDKVVATSTTRRMQNKEWLARLKDGRVKKIGMEGNFDTEIIIASQPDIIFVSPNRRGGYEVMKGLNIPLVPYWAFKETSPLGLSEWIKVAGMFIGKEEEACQLFAQMEQRYNLLKAKVSNVKQRPSVFSGEMRRGTWYVPGGQSFYARLFADAGADYFMKDNPETGGVLMDFETVYAKGYNAGYWRVMNGYKGEFSYEALKASNPQYADFRAFKEKKVIYCNLEWIPLYENLPLSPDVLLSDMIKAFHPELLPDYHPVFYSLLEKE
- the metF gene encoding methylenetetrahydrofolate reductase [NAD(P)H] is translated as MGIAELINKEKKTAFSFEVLPPLKGTGIEKLYATIDTLREFDPLYVNITTHRSEYVYRELGGGLYERNRYRRRPGTVAVAAAIHNKYDITVVPHILCSGFSREDTEYILLDLQFLGITNLLVLRGDKAKDESSFVPEKNGYAHALELEEQINAFNEGKFIDGTPIQAPLTPFRYGVAGYPEKHEESPNIEQDLYWLKKKVEAGADYVVTQMFYDNQKYVAFVERARKEGINVPIVPGIKPFSKLSQLSVIPKTFNVDLPQELVVEAIKCKDDKEARALGIEWCVNQCRELIAYGVPGIHFYTVGAVENVKEVAAAVY